Proteins co-encoded in one Candidatus Bathyarchaeota archaeon genomic window:
- a CDS encoding DUF6326 family protein — MEDVRIILAGLWVALMLVYLLGDVMRIFAGDFTPGQVGGITLTQSMLLLMAIIMLIPSVMLFLSLTLTYPLIRWLNIIVPVGLFIFNIVGLPGYPGTYDKFLIIVGLGWNVLTIWYAWQWV, encoded by the coding sequence ATGGAAGATGTGAGAATAATCCTTGCAGGATTATGGGTAGCTCTTATGTTAGTTTATCTTTTGGGGGATGTGATGCGAATATTTGCAGGTGACTTCACACCAGGACAAGTGGGAGGAATAACATTGACTCAAAGTATGTTATTGTTAATGGCAATAATAATGTTGATTCCGAGTGTTATGCTTTTCTTGTCTCTAACATTAACCTATCCTTTAATTCGTTGGTTAAACATCATCGTACCCGTAGGTTTGTTCATTTTCAACATCGTTGGATTACCTGGTTACCCTGGAACTTATGACAAATTCTTGATAATTGTAGGACTTGGATGGAATGTGCTAACTATTTGGTATGCATGGCAATGGGTCTAA
- a CDS encoding HAD family hydrolase has product MHVKAVLFDLGGTLIRTAAIPEIYMRILDCFGVKVSSNEILEAHKANEKEFDIAQGQLDLGQDFWIAWNLRVLESIGIRENREFLAKKIDELWWEHADLQTYPDVKSTLVQLKANGVKLGIVTNGFKRDFKQILDRLKLTSFFDVTVGIDSCNKAKPDKEIFLYALDQLGVRSNEALFIGDSVKYDYEGAKRAGLKPFVIDREGKAPSQCDKMRSLTEVLSFVKIVDE; this is encoded by the coding sequence TGCATGTGAAGGCTGTGCTTTTCGACCTCGGTGGGACTCTTATAAGAACGGCCGCTATTCCCGAAATCTATATGAGAATTCTTGACTGCTTTGGAGTGAAAGTTTCATCTAATGAGATTCTTGAGGCTCATAAGGCTAATGAAAAGGAGTTTGACATTGCACAAGGTCAACTCGATTTAGGACAAGATTTTTGGATCGCGTGGAATCTCAGAGTTCTGGAAAGCATAGGTATAAGAGAAAATCGAGAGTTTTTGGCTAAGAAAATTGATGAGTTATGGTGGGAGCATGCGGATTTGCAGACCTACCCGGACGTTAAATCAACATTGGTTCAGTTGAAGGCTAACGGTGTAAAGTTAGGGATAGTCACTAATGGGTTCAAGAGAGATTTTAAACAAATTCTGGATAGGTTGAAATTAACGAGTTTTTTCGACGTTACTGTTGGTATAGATTCGTGTAACAAGGCAAAGCCAGATAAGGAGATTTTTCTTTACGCTCTTGACCAGCTTGGCGTTCGCTCTAATGAAGCATTATTCATAGGCGATTCTGTGAAATATGACTATGAGGGTGCGAAAAGAGCGGGCTTGAAGCCTTTTGTTATCGACCGAGAAGGAAAAGCTCCAAGCCAATGTGATAAAATGAGAAGTCTAACTGAAGTATTATCTTTCGTTAAGATCGTGGATGAATGA
- a CDS encoding alpha/beta hydrolase, with protein MEEITLGDLKQWIFIRGTDQNNPVLVFLHGGPGAPLLGMSSSRKYDTELIKHFTVVHWDQRGAGKSFYSDIPVDSMTLDRLAEDCNELIDYLRDRFHTQKVFIVAHSGGTVIGIKTAYNYPEKIHAYVGVAQVVNEYEQQKVSYDFLVEEAEKSGDVGRQNAIKAIGPPPYESPKKFLKMAGYVGKYGGFMHSKSMKDLIILTFNFLTSPEYSLSEGIRTFRNKGFDFTINAMWEELKNVNLTKEIQSIKVPIYFFEGKYDVTTPTVVVEKFYDNLDAEKGKKLFIFENSGHMPMIEEKERYEELLINVVLKDSLNK; from the coding sequence TTGGAGGAGATTACACTTGGTGATTTAAAACAATGGATATTCATCAGAGGTACAGATCAAAATAATCCAGTTTTGGTATTTTTGCATGGTGGTCCTGGTGCGCCTTTGCTGGGGATGTCAAGCTCACGTAAATATGATACCGAGTTAATTAAGCATTTTACGGTAGTTCATTGGGATCAACGAGGGGCTGGCAAATCATTTTATAGTGATATTCCAGTTGATTCAATGACTTTAGATAGACTTGCTGAGGATTGTAATGAGTTAATTGATTATTTACGAGACAGATTTCACACTCAAAAAGTCTTTATTGTTGCGCATTCAGGGGGAACGGTAATAGGAATTAAAACTGCATACAATTATCCCGAGAAGATACATGCTTACGTTGGTGTAGCTCAAGTTGTAAACGAATATGAACAACAAAAAGTATCATACGATTTCTTAGTCGAAGAAGCTGAAAAATCTGGAGATGTAGGCAGACAAAATGCAATAAAAGCAATAGGCCCACCACCTTATGAATCACCAAAAAAGTTCCTAAAAATGGCTGGGTATGTTGGCAAATATGGAGGGTTCATGCATAGTAAGTCTATGAAGGATCTGATAATTTTAACATTTAACTTTTTGACTTCACCCGAATATTCATTATCAGAAGGAATTAGAACATTCAGAAACAAAGGATTTGATTTTACTATTAATGCAATGTGGGAGGAATTGAAAAATGTCAATCTTACAAAAGAAATACAATCTATTAAAGTTCCCATATACTTCTTTGAAGGTAAATACGATGTGACTACTCCCACAGTTGTTGTTGAGAAATTTTATGACAACTTAGATGCCGAAAAAGGTAAAAAGCTATTCATTTTTGAAAATTCAGGGCATATGCCAATGATAGAAGAAAAAGAGAGATACGAGGAATTATTGATAAATGTTGTTTTGAAAGATAGCCTGAATAAATAA